One segment of Kribbella amoyensis DNA contains the following:
- a CDS encoding glutamate ABC transporter substrate-binding protein, translating into MRQRIIAAFGIAALAATGLAACGDDSGDGGSGGGGDKVTIGIKFDQPGLGLKEGSNYTGLDVDVAKYVAKELGYSDDNIEFKEAPSAQRETLLSNGQVKMIFATYSITDARKEKVSFAGPYLVAGQDLLVRADSDITGPDALNGKKLCSVTGSTSAQKVKDKFANTVQLQEYDTYSKCVEALGAGAIDALTTDNTILAGYASQAANQGKFKVVGKTFSEERYGVGLKKGDTETCTKVNDALKKMVDSGEWQKAVDKNVGPSGLKLDAATNPPKSFDACA; encoded by the coding sequence ATGCGACAGCGGATCATCGCTGCCTTCGGCATCGCGGCCCTGGCCGCCACCGGCCTGGCGGCCTGTGGTGACGACTCCGGCGACGGAGGCTCCGGCGGCGGTGGCGACAAGGTCACCATCGGCATCAAGTTCGACCAGCCGGGCCTCGGCCTGAAGGAAGGGTCGAACTACACCGGCCTCGACGTCGACGTCGCCAAGTACGTCGCCAAGGAGCTCGGCTACTCCGACGACAACATCGAGTTCAAGGAAGCGCCGTCGGCCCAGCGGGAGACGCTGCTGTCGAACGGCCAGGTCAAGATGATCTTCGCGACCTACTCGATCACCGACGCCCGCAAGGAGAAGGTCTCCTTCGCCGGCCCGTACCTGGTGGCCGGCCAGGACCTGCTGGTCCGCGCCGACAGCGACATCACCGGCCCGGACGCCCTGAACGGCAAGAAGCTGTGCTCGGTGACCGGCTCGACCTCGGCCCAGAAGGTCAAGGACAAGTTCGCCAACACCGTGCAGCTGCAGGAGTACGACACCTACTCCAAGTGCGTCGAGGCCCTCGGCGCCGGCGCGATCGACGCGCTGACCACGGACAACACGATCCTGGCCGGTTACGCCTCGCAGGCCGCCAACCAGGGCAAGTTCAAGGTGGTCGGCAAGACCTTCTCCGAGGAGCGCTACGGCGTCGGCCTGAAGAAGGGCGACACCGAGACCTGCACCAAGGTCAACGACGCGCTGAAGAAGATGGTCGACTCCGGCGAGTGGCAGAAGGCGGTCGACAAGAACGTCGGCCCGTCGGGCCTGAAGCTGGACGCGGCGACGAACCCGCCGAAGTCCTTCGACGCCTGCGCCTGA